In a single window of the Streptomyces sp. NBC_00094 genome:
- a CDS encoding TetR/AcrR family transcriptional regulator: MGTASTNSTKPAMRDSLIAAAFQLFLERGYEQTTVDDIVRLAGVGRRSFFRYFPSKEDVVFPDHEQCLADMTRFLAASADADDPIVRVCDAARLVMRMYAENPTFSVQRYRLTREVTGLRTYELSVVWRYEKTLGDYLRTRWADRRDGTLRANVVAAAVVAAHNHALRHWLRSGGEGDPLAEVDQALEFVRATWSPDTVADAPAEENDDIVVVITKRSTPMWRVVREVESSLGEE, translated from the coding sequence ATGGGAACAGCCTCGACGAACTCCACGAAGCCCGCGATGCGGGACTCCCTCATCGCCGCGGCCTTCCAGCTCTTCCTGGAGCGCGGCTACGAGCAGACCACCGTCGACGACATCGTCAGACTCGCGGGCGTGGGCCGGCGGTCCTTCTTCCGGTACTTCCCGTCGAAGGAGGACGTGGTCTTCCCCGACCACGAGCAGTGCCTCGCCGACATGACCCGCTTCCTCGCGGCCAGCGCCGACGCCGACGACCCGATCGTCCGCGTCTGTGACGCCGCCCGCCTCGTCATGCGGATGTACGCCGAGAACCCCACCTTCTCCGTCCAGCGCTACCGGCTCACCCGCGAGGTGACCGGACTGCGGACGTACGAGCTCTCGGTCGTCTGGCGGTACGAGAAGACCCTCGGCGACTACCTGCGCACGCGGTGGGCCGACCGCAGGGACGGCACCCTGCGCGCCAACGTCGTCGCGGCGGCCGTCGTCGCCGCCCACAACCACGCCCTGCGTCACTGGCTGCGCTCCGGCGGGGAGGGCGACCCGCTGGCGGAGGTCGACCAGGCCCTGGAGTTCGTGCGCGCCACCTGGAGCCCGGACACGGTGGCGGACGCGCCGGCCGAGGAGAACGACGACATCGTGGTCGTCATCACCAAGCGGTCCACCCCGATGTGGCGTGTGGTGCGCGAGGTGGAGTCGAGCCTCGGCGAGGAGTGA
- a CDS encoding zinc ribbon domain-containing protein encodes MFHTGLRSGTAVHAEESAPDSELYFQRCRWCHTTTFQRLLCPTCGSTDLSPELSEGEGVISVRRGVAAADADLWPVHMTEGFVVRCRVDGPLHAVRPGVRVKLSSGVGVTGRRPVVRLCEEVPLDNWF; translated from the coding sequence GTGTTCCACACGGGACTGAGGAGCGGGACCGCCGTCCACGCCGAGGAGTCGGCGCCCGACTCCGAGCTCTACTTCCAGCGCTGCCGCTGGTGCCACACCACCACGTTCCAGCGCCTGCTCTGCCCGACCTGCGGGTCGACGGACCTCTCGCCCGAACTGAGCGAGGGCGAGGGCGTGATCTCCGTACGGCGCGGGGTCGCCGCGGCCGACGCCGACCTCTGGCCGGTCCACATGACGGAGGGCTTCGTCGTCCGCTGTCGTGTCGACGGCCCGCTGCACGCGGTACGCCCCGGGGTCCGGGTCAAGCTCTCCTCGGGTGTCGGGGTGACGGGTCGCAGGCCGGTCGTCCGGCTCTGCGAGGAGGTCCCGCTCGACAACTGGTTCTGA